From the Gemmatimonadota bacterium genome, one window contains:
- a CDS encoding DUF4432 family protein has protein sequence DREVGPETYATVTAPVDEAHDDVYILHPRADAGGLCRVGLINDRLGLGLYWSFPKAEIPIVTHWQHFHRGTYVTGIEPGNVSMLGRAWNRKNGFLQHIEPDEVRDFHLEIGVLEGAEEIAAFEAKVGA, from the coding sequence GACCGAGAGGTCGGACCCGAAACCTATGCTACGGTTACCGCACCCGTGGACGAAGCACACGACGACGTCTATATCCTCCATCCTCGTGCCGATGCCGGCGGTCTTTGCCGCGTAGGTCTGATCAATGATCGCCTCGGCCTGGGTCTGTACTGGTCCTTTCCCAAGGCGGAGATCCCTATCGTCACCCACTGGCAACACTTCCACCGAGGTACCTACGTCACCGGCATCGAACCGGGCAATGTCAGCATGCTCGGCCGGGCCTGGAACCGCAAGAACGGCTTCCTGCAGCATATCGAGCCCGACGAAGTGCGCGACTTTCACCTAGAGATAGGCGTGCTGGAAGGTGCGGAGGAAATTGCGGCTTTCGAGGCGAAGGTGGGGGCGTGA